In Lautropia mirabilis, one DNA window encodes the following:
- the hslU gene encoding ATP-dependent protease ATPase subunit HslU: protein MTQMTPQEIVSELDKHIIGQDKAKRAVAIALRNRWRRQQVAEPLRHEIVPKNILMIGPTGVGKTEIARRLARLANAPFIKIEATKFTEVGYVGKDVDSIIRDLMEAAIKEERDRAKQRVDARARDLAEERVLDALLPSSAHQRAPTDYRDLEKPISTADDSVARQKFRKRLREGDLDDKEIEIDVAQPMPNIGIMGPAGMEELTNQLQGMMQGLPGKTRQRKMRIAEAMKLLVDEEAGKLVNDEEIKLTALANVEQNGIVFLDEIDKIAVRSGVQGGDVSRQGVQRDLLPLVEGTAVNTRYGVVKTDHILFIASGAFHLSKPSDLVPELQGRFPIRVELSSLSVEDFRRILTETDASLTKQYQALLATEGITLDFREDGINKLAETAFRVNEGTENIGARRLQTVMERLLEEVSFQGDRRSGETVVIDAAFVEERLGDIARDEDLSRYVL from the coding sequence ATGACGCAGATGACGCCGCAGGAGATCGTCTCCGAACTGGACAAGCACATCATCGGCCAGGACAAGGCCAAGCGCGCGGTGGCCATTGCACTGCGCAACCGCTGGCGTCGCCAGCAGGTGGCCGAGCCGCTGCGCCACGAGATCGTGCCCAAGAACATCCTGATGATCGGTCCCACCGGCGTGGGCAAGACCGAGATTGCCCGCCGCCTGGCCCGGCTGGCCAACGCGCCGTTCATCAAGATCGAGGCCACCAAGTTCACCGAGGTGGGCTACGTGGGCAAGGACGTGGATTCGATCATCCGCGACCTGATGGAAGCCGCCATCAAGGAAGAGCGCGACCGCGCCAAGCAGCGCGTGGATGCACGTGCCCGCGACCTGGCCGAGGAGCGTGTGCTGGATGCGCTGCTGCCGTCGTCGGCCCATCAGCGTGCCCCCACGGACTACCGTGACCTGGAAAAGCCCATCTCCACCGCCGACGATTCGGTGGCCCGCCAGAAGTTCCGCAAGCGCCTGCGCGAAGGCGATCTCGATGACAAGGAAATCGAGATCGACGTGGCGCAGCCGATGCCGAACATCGGCATCATGGGGCCGGCCGGCATGGAGGAACTGACCAACCAGCTGCAGGGCATGATGCAGGGGCTGCCCGGCAAGACGCGTCAACGCAAGATGCGCATTGCCGAAGCCATGAAACTGCTGGTGGACGAAGAGGCCGGCAAGCTGGTCAACGACGAGGAGATCAAGCTCACCGCGCTGGCCAACGTCGAGCAGAACGGTATCGTCTTCCTGGACGAGATCGACAAGATTGCCGTGCGCAGCGGCGTGCAGGGTGGCGACGTTTCCCGTCAGGGCGTGCAGCGTGACCTGCTGCCACTGGTGGAGGGCACGGCCGTCAACACGCGCTATGGTGTGGTCAAGACCGACCACATCCTGTTCATCGCGTCGGGGGCGTTCCATCTGTCCAAGCCGTCCGACCTGGTGCCGGAACTGCAGGGGCGCTTCCCCATCCGCGTGGAACTCAGCTCGCTGTCGGTGGAGGATTTCCGTCGCATTCTGACCGAGACCGATGCCAGCCTCACCAAGCAGTATCAGGCGCTGCTGGCCACCGAGGGCATCACGCTGGACTTCCGCGAGGACGGCATCAACAAGCTGGCCGAGACCGCCTTCCGCGTGAACGAGGGGACCGAGAACATCGGCGCCCGTCGGCTGCAGACGGTCATGGAACGGCTGCTGGAAGAGGTGTCGTTCCAGGGCGATCGCCGCTCGGGCGAGACGGTGGTGATCGATGCCGCCTTTGTCGAGGAGCGTCTGGGCGACATCGCTCGCGACGAGGACCTGTCGCGCTACGTGCTGTGA
- the hslV gene encoding ATP-dependent protease subunit HslV, translated as MTTIVSVRRGDSVALGGDGQVTLGNIVVKGTARKVRRLGGNKVLAGFAGGTADAFTLFDRFEAQLERYPANLMKAAVELAKEWRTDRVLRRLEAMLAVADKQHSLIITGNGDVLEPEHGLVAIGSGGAYAQSAALALLENTELSPTEIVQKSLKIAGDLCIYTNQNHTIETL; from the coding sequence ATGACAACCATCGTATCTGTCAGAAGAGGCGACAGCGTCGCCCTGGGGGGGGACGGTCAGGTCACCCTCGGCAACATCGTGGTCAAGGGCACCGCGCGCAAGGTGCGCCGCCTGGGGGGCAACAAGGTGCTGGCCGGCTTTGCCGGCGGAACGGCAGACGCCTTCACGCTCTTCGACCGTTTCGAGGCACAACTGGAGCGCTATCCGGCCAACCTGATGAAGGCGGCCGTGGAGCTGGCCAAGGAATGGCGCACCGACCGCGTGCTGCGTCGCCTGGAGGCCATGCTGGCCGTGGCCGACAAGCAGCATTCCCTCATCATCACCGGCAACGGTGACGTGCTGGAGCCCGAGCACGGGCTGGTGGCCATCGGGTCGGGCGGCGCGTATGCGCAGTCGGCTGCGCTGGCGCTTCTGGAGAACACCGAGCTTTCTCCGACCGAGATCGTGCAGAAATCGCTGAAGATTGCGGGTGATCTGTGCATCTACACCAACCAGAACCACACGATCGAGACACTATGA
- a CDS encoding STAS domain-containing protein has translation MSAREIARRTAEKIDEIESQMVQEGVSVANPALMQQEAKAGQAQAPAAAAESAEQAANDVSGRPSVLARPREGAIEIQSSGLLPVLEEVSVLFANGQVSEATQNLRQAIDQKQLGEHTRLGWKMLLELYQASGHRTEFENLAVEYASSFELSPPAWVDELVLPNQQEEQAAVLSSTVLFPPVIDAQVVKQTEQMTRAIQRKRQLRVDFSRVTSIDMIGADLLLRTFRDFRKARHELTICGVEALEKALSVMTESGRRDPDEHCWQLRLMALRMLGRQQEFEDLAIEYCVTYEVSPPSWEPLPDSVHVLLADSEPEEETSETLQPYVGEMFALSGVLTGRAETMFRRLRAWAEDRREVTLDCRQLVRIDFACASELLNEVVSLQAGGKPVTIRQPSYLVAYLMIVMGLGDLAELQLRHA, from the coding sequence TTGAGCGCTCGTGAAATCGCCCGTCGCACCGCCGAGAAGATCGACGAGATCGAATCGCAGATGGTGCAGGAGGGGGTTTCGGTTGCCAATCCGGCGTTGATGCAGCAGGAGGCGAAGGCCGGGCAGGCTCAGGCTCCGGCTGCTGCGGCGGAATCGGCCGAGCAGGCTGCCAACGATGTGTCGGGCCGGCCTTCCGTGCTGGCGCGTCCGCGTGAAGGCGCCATCGAGATCCAGAGTTCCGGCCTGCTGCCGGTGCTGGAAGAAGTGTCGGTGCTGTTTGCCAATGGCCAGGTGAGCGAAGCAACGCAGAACCTGCGCCAGGCCATTGATCAGAAGCAGCTGGGCGAGCATACCCGCCTGGGCTGGAAGATGCTGCTGGAGCTTTATCAGGCCAGCGGGCACCGGACCGAATTCGAGAACCTGGCGGTGGAATACGCCTCGTCCTTCGAACTGTCGCCGCCCGCCTGGGTGGACGAACTGGTGCTGCCCAATCAGCAGGAAGAGCAGGCTGCGGTCCTGTCGTCCACGGTGCTGTTCCCGCCGGTGATCGATGCCCAGGTGGTGAAGCAGACCGAGCAGATGACACGTGCCATCCAGCGCAAGCGCCAGCTGCGCGTCGACTTCAGCCGCGTCACCAGCATCGACATGATCGGTGCGGATCTGCTGCTGCGCACGTTCCGTGATTTCCGCAAGGCGCGCCATGAGCTGACGATCTGCGGTGTGGAAGCCCTGGAGAAGGCGCTGTCGGTGATGACCGAGAGTGGCCGCCGTGATCCGGACGAGCACTGCTGGCAGCTGCGGCTGATGGCCCTGCGCATGCTGGGCCGCCAGCAGGAATTCGAGGACCTGGCCATTGAGTATTGCGTGACCTACGAGGTCTCCCCGCCGTCGTGGGAGCCGCTGCCGGATTCCGTGCATGTGCTGCTGGCTGACAGCGAGCCCGAAGAGGAAACCAGCGAGACGCTGCAACCCTACGTGGGCGAGATGTTCGCGCTGTCGGGCGTGCTGACCGGCCGTGCCGAGACCATGTTCCGTCGGCTGCGTGCCTGGGCCGAAGACCGCCGCGAAGTGACGCTGGACTGCCGTCAGCTGGTGCGCATCGACTTTGCCTGCGCCAGCGAGCTGCTCAACGAAGTGGTGTCGCTGCAGGCCGGTGGCAAGCCCGTCACCATCCGCCAGCCCAGCTATCTGGTGGCCTATCTGATGATCGTGATGGGCCTGGGCGACCTGGCCGAGCTGCAGCTGCGTCACGCCTGA
- a CDS encoding putative bifunctional diguanylate cyclase/phosphodiesterase, translating into MNSAAQRFGSGRAGGNVMRALAVLGIVALLAAPTAYFHYAWTSAEHEMLETARADAEFLRERLLQQDVRARSSSADAVDAEEGGSSTARSISALLQQLPPMEFEGRQMVRDANGVILAQRGGVPHGPVFSVTTPLRGVPALRADIEIIRSSKPLLWHMLGVGSLVLVVGACIALVAVQGYRRTRGQGREVARVSGLAEQGVLDRNAFIEGVRDALVRSERDGTECTLFHLDLDHFKMVNGAVGQSCADLLLEQVAKVIRVRIDALAREADLPPVLMGTPGGDVFLLLVEAMPRSAPVTEAFARGVLDALGNAFEVGPYQLYLSASVGASHRAGRAITAEKLIREAELAKIFAKNQGSGSYAIHDQNMDMQAEARDELGQALRRALANEEFLLYYQPKVHTVTGVVTGVEALLRWQPEGKPMVMPDQFIPALEETGLIVPAGAWVLREACNQVMTWRARGLPPVSVAVNVSARQLQQRGFVDTVAGILKETGLEARYLELELTETIFVDNAGDNVRMLRRLADMGVSLAIDDFGTGHSSLSYLSNFSPRTLKIDRSFLSEAGDGSDNIAIARAIIALGHGMGMYVVAEGVETEAQVDFLRGYGCDQMQGYLLSKPLPADQLEQWLRARIQSQLSLNAARRAALV; encoded by the coding sequence ATGAATTCTGCAGCGCAGCGTTTCGGGTCGGGCAGGGCGGGCGGCAACGTCATGCGCGCGCTCGCCGTGCTGGGCATCGTGGCCTTGCTGGCGGCACCCACGGCCTACTTCCATTACGCCTGGACGTCCGCTGAACACGAGATGCTGGAGACGGCCCGTGCGGATGCCGAGTTCCTGCGCGAGCGCCTGTTGCAGCAGGATGTCAGGGCGCGAAGCAGTTCGGCGGATGCCGTGGATGCAGAGGAAGGCGGATCGTCAACCGCACGCAGCATCAGTGCCTTGCTGCAGCAATTGCCTCCCATGGAATTCGAGGGGCGGCAGATGGTGCGCGATGCCAACGGCGTCATTCTGGCGCAGCGGGGTGGTGTACCCCATGGGCCGGTGTTTTCCGTGACGACGCCGCTGCGTGGCGTTCCGGCGCTGCGGGCCGATATCGAGATCATCCGCAGCAGCAAGCCGCTGCTGTGGCACATGCTGGGTGTGGGTTCACTGGTGCTGGTGGTGGGCGCCTGCATCGCGCTGGTGGCCGTGCAGGGATACCGCCGCACGCGCGGGCAGGGGCGTGAGGTGGCTCGCGTCTCAGGGTTGGCAGAGCAGGGCGTGCTGGATCGCAATGCCTTCATCGAGGGTGTGCGGGATGCGCTGGTGCGTTCGGAACGCGATGGCACCGAATGCACGCTGTTTCATCTGGACCTTGATCATTTCAAGATGGTCAACGGTGCCGTAGGGCAGAGCTGTGCCGACCTGCTGCTGGAGCAGGTGGCCAAGGTGATTCGTGTCCGAATAGATGCACTGGCGCGCGAGGCCGATCTGCCGCCGGTGCTGATGGGCACGCCGGGTGGCGATGTCTTTCTGCTGCTGGTGGAGGCCATGCCCCGTTCGGCCCCGGTGACGGAGGCCTTTGCCCGCGGCGTGCTGGATGCGTTGGGCAACGCCTTCGAGGTGGGGCCCTATCAGCTGTATCTGTCGGCCAGCGTGGGGGCCAGCCATCGGGCGGGCCGTGCCATCACGGCCGAGAAGCTGATCCGCGAGGCGGAGCTGGCCAAGATCTTTGCCAAGAACCAGGGCTCGGGCAGCTATGCCATTCATGACCAGAACATGGATATGCAGGCCGAGGCGCGTGACGAGCTGGGTCAGGCGCTGCGTCGGGCGCTGGCCAACGAGGAATTCCTGCTGTACTACCAGCCCAAGGTGCATACCGTGACGGGCGTGGTGACGGGCGTGGAGGCGCTGCTGCGCTGGCAGCCCGAAGGCAAGCCCATGGTGATGCCGGATCAGTTCATTCCGGCGCTGGAAGAGACTGGCCTGATCGTGCCGGCCGGCGCCTGGGTGCTGCGTGAAGCCTGCAACCAGGTGATGACCTGGCGTGCGCGCGGGTTGCCGCCGGTGAGTGTGGCCGTGAACGTCTCGGCGCGGCAGCTGCAGCAGCGCGGCTTCGTGGACACGGTGGCCGGCATCCTGAAGGAAACGGGCCTGGAGGCGCGCTACCTGGAGCTGGAGCTGACCGAGACCATCTTTGTGGACAACGCCGGCGACAACGTGCGCATGTTGCGCCGCCTGGCGGACATGGGGGTGAGCCTGGCCATCGACGATTTCGGTACCGGCCACTCGTCGCTGAGCTATCTGAGCAACTTCAGCCCGCGCACACTGAAGATCGACCGCTCGTTCCTGTCGGAGGCTGGCGACGGGTCCGACAACATCGCCATTGCCCGCGCCATCATCGCGCTGGGTCATGGCATGGGCATGTATGTGGTGGCCGAGGGGGTCGAGACCGAGGCGCAGGTCGATTTCCTGCGTGGCTATGGCTGTGATCAGATGCAGGGTTACCTGTTGAGCAAGCCGCTGCCGGCGGACCAGCTGGAGCAGTGGCTGCGGGCCCGCATCCAGAGCCAGCTGAGTCTGAACGCGGCACGGCGCGCGGCGCTGGTCTGA